A single region of the Halorussus gelatinilyticus genome encodes:
- a CDS encoding 50S ribosomal protein L5, which translates to MSEAESEFHEMREPTVEKVVVHMGVGEGGRELADAEDILESVTGQQSVRTLAKSTKPEFGIRQGDPIGAKVTLRDDEAQEFLQKALPLADIAARQFDETGNFSFGVEEHTEFPSQEYDPNVGIYGLDVTVNLVRPGYRISKRDKVTRSVPSAHKLDAEDAIAYLESNFDVEVQR; encoded by the coding sequence ATGAGCGAAGCGGAAAGCGAGTTCCACGAGATGCGCGAACCCACCGTCGAGAAGGTCGTCGTCCACATGGGCGTCGGCGAAGGTGGCCGCGAACTCGCGGACGCCGAGGACATCCTCGAAAGCGTGACGGGCCAGCAGAGCGTGCGGACGCTGGCCAAGTCCACCAAGCCCGAGTTCGGCATCCGTCAGGGCGACCCCATCGGCGCGAAGGTCACCCTGCGCGACGACGAGGCTCAGGAGTTCCTCCAGAAGGCGCTGCCGCTGGCCGACATCGCGGCTCGTCAGTTCGACGAGACCGGGAACTTCAGCTTCGGCGTCGAGGAACACACCGAGTTCCCGAGCCAAGAGTACGACCCGAACGTCGGCATCTACGGTCTCGACGTGACGGTCAACCTCGTCCGGCCGGGCTACCGAATCAGCAAGCGCGACAAGGTCACGCGGTCGGTCCCCTCGGCCCACAAGCTGGACGCCGAGGACGCCATCGCGTACCTCGAATCGAACTTCGACGTGGAGGTGCAACGATGA
- a CDS encoding 30S ribosomal protein S14, which produces MSESEIDAETTGEHAAKRTGQTDECQRCGRKQGLVGKYDINLCRQCFREVARSMGFKKYR; this is translated from the coding sequence ATGAGTGAAAGCGAGATAGACGCCGAGACGACTGGGGAACACGCCGCCAAGCGCACCGGGCAGACGGACGAGTGCCAGCGCTGCGGTCGCAAGCAGGGTCTCGTCGGCAAGTACGACATCAACCTGTGTCGGCAGTGTTTCCGCGAAGTCGCCCGAAGCATGGGCTTCAAGAAGTATCGATAA
- a CDS encoding 30S ribosomal protein S8 — protein MAGNDPLANALSGIDNAESVGHLDHNVQPASNEIGSVLEVFYDRGYIDGFEFVDDGKAGQFEVELKGAINECGAVKPRYSAGSDEFEKWEKRFLPARDYGALVVTTSRGVMSHYEAREEGVGGQVIAYVY, from the coding sequence ATGGCAGGAAACGATCCGCTGGCCAACGCGCTCTCGGGCATCGACAACGCCGAGAGCGTCGGCCATCTGGACCACAACGTACAGCCCGCCTCGAACGAGATCGGCAGCGTACTCGAAGTCTTCTACGACCGCGGGTACATCGACGGCTTCGAGTTCGTCGACGACGGCAAGGCCGGTCAGTTCGAGGTCGAACTGAAAGGCGCCATCAACGAGTGCGGCGCGGTCAAGCCCCGGTACTCCGCCGGGTCCGACGAGTTCGAGAAGTGGGAGAAGCGGTTCCTCCCCGCCCGTGACTACGGGGCGCTCGTCGTCACGACCAGCCGCGGCGTCATGAGCCACTACGAGGCCCGCGAAGAGGGCGTCGGTGGTCAGGTCATCGCGTACGTCTACTAA
- a CDS encoding 50S ribosomal protein L6 has protein sequence MARTELEIPDDVTAEMDHLELTVEGPEGAVTRRLWYPDVSVSAEDASVVIESEEEDAKTNATVGTFESHVRNMFHGVTEGWEYTMEVFYSHFPMQVRAENGEVVIENFLGEKAPRTTNIHGDTTVDVDDEVLHLSGPSIEDVGQTAADIEQLTRVQDKDTRVFQDGVYITEKPQTGGV, from the coding sequence ATGGCACGAACAGAACTCGAAATTCCGGACGACGTGACCGCGGAGATGGACCACCTCGAACTCACCGTCGAGGGGCCGGAGGGTGCCGTCACGCGACGCCTCTGGTATCCCGACGTGTCCGTGAGCGCCGAGGACGCCTCGGTGGTCATCGAGAGCGAGGAGGAAGACGCCAAGACCAACGCGACCGTGGGCACGTTCGAGAGCCACGTTCGCAACATGTTCCACGGCGTGACCGAGGGCTGGGAGTACACCATGGAGGTGTTCTACTCCCACTTCCCGATGCAGGTCCGCGCCGAGAACGGCGAGGTCGTCATCGAGAACTTCCTCGGCGAGAAGGCTCCTCGAACCACCAATATTCACGGCGATACGACCGTCGACGTGGACGACGAGGTCCTCCACCTGAGCGGCCCGAGCATCGAGGACGTCGGCCAGACGGCCGCGGACATCGAACAGCTCACCCGCGTGCAGGACAAGGACACCCGCGTCTTCCAAGACGGCGTCTACATCACCGAGAAGCCCCAGACTGGAGGTGTCTAA
- a CDS encoding 50S ribosomal protein L32e, translating to MADENDEPQSLEDVSGVGPSKADALRDAGFESVQDVKAASQDDLAEVEGIGNALAARIKADVGGLEVEEETEAEIEEEEPEEPEAETEEEVETELQPRGLVDKTPDLSEREEELLTQRKRVGKPQFNRQDYHKKKRTPTSWRRPRGQLSKQRRGIKGKGDTVQAGFRTPKEVRGKHPSGFEEVRVHNTDDLEGVDGDTEAVRIASKVGARKRERIEEQAEEQGIRVLNPTYVEVEVEE from the coding sequence ATGGCAGACGAAAACGACGAACCCCAATCGCTCGAAGACGTAAGCGGGGTCGGCCCGAGCAAGGCCGACGCGCTCCGCGACGCAGGCTTCGAGTCCGTACAGGACGTGAAGGCCGCGAGTCAAGACGACCTCGCGGAGGTCGAAGGCATCGGGAACGCCCTCGCCGCCCGCATCAAGGCGGACGTTGGCGGTCTCGAAGTCGAAGAGGAGACCGAGGCCGAAATCGAAGAGGAAGAGCCGGAGGAACCGGAAGCCGAGACCGAGGAGGAGGTCGAGACCGAACTCCAGCCTCGCGGGCTGGTCGACAAGACCCCCGACCTCAGCGAGCGCGAGGAGGAACTCCTCACGCAGCGCAAACGCGTCGGCAAGCCGCAGTTCAACCGGCAGGACTACCACAAGAAGAAGCGGACGCCGACCTCGTGGCGACGCCCGCGCGGTCAGCTCTCGAAGCAGCGCCGCGGCATCAAGGGCAAGGGCGACACGGTTCAGGCCGGCTTCCGGACGCCCAAGGAGGTGCGCGGCAAGCACCCCAGCGGCTTCGAGGAGGTCCGCGTCCACAACACCGACGACCTCGAAGGCGTGGACGGCGACACGGAAGCGGTCCGCATCGCCTCGAAGGTCGGCGCTCGCAAGCGCGAGCGCATCGAGGAACAGGCCGAAGAACAGGGCATCCGCGTTCTGAACCCGACCTACGTCGAAGTGGAGGTTGAAGAATGA
- a CDS encoding 50S ribosomal protein L19e: MSDLSAQKRLASDVLDVGENRVWFDPEAQGAIAEAITREDIRELVDEGSIKAKDAKGNSRGRARKRKAKRDYGHQTGAGTRKGKSGGRQQRKEQWQQTIRAQRTKLRELRAEGEITQSQYRDLYDKAKGGEFRSVQYLLNYIESNY, from the coding sequence ATGAGCGACCTGAGCGCACAGAAGCGACTCGCCTCGGACGTCCTCGACGTCGGCGAGAACCGTGTCTGGTTCGACCCCGAAGCGCAGGGAGCTATCGCGGAGGCGATTACTCGCGAAGACATCCGCGAACTCGTCGACGAGGGCTCCATCAAAGCGAAAGACGCGAAGGGCAACTCCCGCGGCCGCGCTCGCAAGCGCAAGGCCAAGCGCGACTACGGTCACCAGACCGGCGCCGGCACCCGCAAAGGGAAGTCGGGCGGTCGCCAGCAGCGGAAGGAACAGTGGCAACAGACGATTCGCGCGCAGCGAACGAAGCTCCGCGAACTTCGTGCCGAAGGCGAAATCACGCAGTCGCAGTACCGCGACCTGTACGACAAGGCCAAGGGCGGGGAGTTCCGTAGCGTCCAGTACCTGCTGAACTACATCGAGAGTAACTACTAA
- a CDS encoding 50S ribosomal protein L18 — protein MATGPRYTVPMRRRREVRTDYHQRLRLLKSGKPRLVARKSNKHVRAQLVTMGPDGDETVASAYSGDLEEYGWEAPTGNLPSAYLTGLLAGKRALDAGYEEAVLDIGLNTATPGGKVFAVQEGAIDAGLDIPHNDSVLAEWPRNRGEHIAEYAEQLDEPLYGGDFDATELPEHFDEVRENLMED, from the coding sequence ATGGCAACAGGACCACGATACACGGTGCCGATGCGCCGTCGCCGCGAGGTCCGGACTGACTACCATCAGAGGTTGCGCCTGCTGAAATCGGGCAAGCCCCGGCTTGTCGCTCGCAAGAGCAACAAGCACGTCAGGGCGCAGCTGGTCACGATGGGTCCAGACGGCGACGAGACGGTTGCGAGTGCGTACTCCGGCGACCTCGAAGAGTACGGCTGGGAAGCCCCCACGGGCAACCTCCCCAGCGCGTACCTGACGGGGCTGCTGGCCGGGAAGCGCGCGCTCGACGCCGGATACGAGGAAGCGGTCCTCGACATCGGTCTCAACACCGCGACGCCCGGAGGAAAAGTATTCGCAGTGCAGGAAGGCGCAATCGACGCCGGCCTCGACATCCCCCACAACGACAGCGTGCTGGCCGAGTGGCCGCGCAACCGCGGCGAACACATCGCCGAGTACGCCGAGCAGTTGGACGAACCGCTGTACGGCGGGGATTTCGACGCCACCGAACTACCCGAGCACTTCGACGAAGTGCGAGAGAACCTCATGGAGGACTAA
- a CDS encoding 30S ribosomal protein S5, translated as MCANHDGWEPQTRLGRKVAEGDIDTMEDALNSGLPLKEPELVDQLLPGLEDEVLDINMVQRMTDSGRRVKFRCVVAIGNRDGYVGYAEGRDDQVGGAIQKAIDIAKLNMIRVNRGAGSWEDRSERPHSLARRTKGKAGSVEVELIPAPTGLGLAATDTVRKILELGGVENAWTKSHGNTRTTLNLAKATYNALENAAESRGPRGRTDFSEEVAE; from the coding sequence ATGTGTGCTAACCACGACGGCTGGGAACCCCAGACCCGTCTCGGCCGCAAAGTCGCCGAGGGCGACATCGACACGATGGAGGACGCCCTCAACTCCGGGCTCCCGCTGAAGGAGCCGGAGCTGGTCGATCAGCTGCTGCCGGGACTGGAGGACGAGGTGCTGGACATCAATATGGTCCAGCGCATGACCGACTCCGGTCGCCGCGTGAAGTTCCGCTGCGTCGTCGCCATCGGCAACCGCGACGGCTACGTCGGCTACGCCGAGGGCCGCGACGACCAAGTCGGCGGTGCCATCCAGAAGGCCATCGACATCGCCAAGCTGAACATGATTCGAGTCAACCGCGGCGCGGGGTCGTGGGAGGACCGAAGCGAACGACCGCACTCGCTGGCTCGCCGGACGAAAGGCAAGGCAGGCAGCGTCGAGGTCGAACTGATTCCGGCCCCGACCGGGCTGGGTCTCGCGGCGACCGACACCGTCCGTAAGATTCTGGAACTGGGCGGCGTCGAGAACGCGTGGACCAAGAGCCACGGCAACACCCGGACGACGCTCAACCTCGCCAAGGCAACGTACAACGCCTTGGAGAACGCAGCCGAGTCCCGCGGTCCGCGGGGCCGAACCGACTTCAGCGAGGAGGTGGCCGAGTGA